The Salinispora tropica CNB-440 genome has a window encoding:
- the mihF gene encoding integration host factor, actinobacterial type, with protein sequence MPLPSLTPEQRAAALEKAAEIRKARAELKEQLKQGKTTLGAVLERAESDDVVGKLKVSAVLQAMPGIGKIRATQIMEKLKIADSRRLRGLGEQQRKALLGEFAAN encoded by the coding sequence GTGCCGCTCCCGTCACTGACCCCTGAGCAGCGCGCAGCAGCGCTGGAGAAGGCCGCGGAGATCCGCAAGGCCCGTGCTGAGCTGAAGGAGCAGCTCAAGCAGGGCAAGACAACGCTCGGAGCCGTCCTCGAGCGGGCCGAGTCCGACGATGTCGTCGGCAAGCTGAAGGTATCCGCTGTCCTGCAGGCGATGCCGGGAATCGGCAAGATCCGGGCGACCCAGATCATGGAGAAGCTCAAGATCGCCGATAGCCGACGCCTGCGTGGCCTCGGCGAGCAGCAACGCAAGGCCCTGCTTGGGGAGTTCGCCGCCAACTGA
- the rpoZ gene encoding DNA-directed RNA polymerase subunit omega produces the protein MGSIATNPEGITNPPIDELLEKTTSKYALVIFAAKRARQVNAYYSQLGEGLLEYVGPLVETTPQEKPLSIAMREINGGLLTAEPTDQP, from the coding sequence GTGGGATCCATCGCCACCAACCCCGAAGGCATCACCAACCCGCCGATCGACGAGCTCCTCGAGAAGACCACCTCGAAGTATGCGCTGGTCATCTTCGCTGCCAAGCGGGCCCGTCAGGTGAACGCCTACTACAGCCAGCTCGGCGAGGGCCTGTTGGAGTACGTCGGCCCGCTGGTCGAGACGACCCCGCAGGAGAAGCCGCTCTCGATCGCCATGCGGGAGATCAACGGGGGCCTGCTCACTGCTGAGCCCACTGACCAGCCGTAG
- a CDS encoding guanylate kinase, whose protein sequence is MSTDGEARPAARLTILTGPSGSGRDGVVGLVRARLPSVWTPVPVTTRPRRDREVAGVDRVFLDRAGFDRLLAAGGLLEWSQIGRYRRGTPGQPLRSRLAAGAPALLSLDLAGALRLRAVLPEARLVLLHPPGFVADPVTEPQFAHTIVHGRTVQVVDELVGLFGSSFKAPARPRVRG, encoded by the coding sequence GTGAGCACGGATGGTGAGGCGCGCCCGGCGGCCCGGCTCACCATCCTGACCGGACCTTCGGGTTCTGGTCGGGATGGTGTCGTCGGATTGGTCCGGGCGCGTCTGCCTTCCGTGTGGACGCCGGTGCCGGTGACCACCCGGCCGCGGCGGGACCGCGAGGTGGCCGGGGTCGACCGGGTCTTCCTCGACCGGGCCGGGTTCGACCGGCTGCTGGCCGCGGGCGGTCTACTGGAATGGAGTCAGATCGGCCGGTACCGGCGCGGTACGCCGGGGCAGCCACTGCGGTCCCGGCTGGCCGCCGGTGCGCCGGCTCTGCTCTCGCTGGACCTGGCCGGTGCGCTGCGGCTCCGGGCCGTGTTACCGGAGGCCCGGCTGGTTCTGCTGCACCCACCTGGTTTCGTGGCCGATCCGGTTACCGAGCCGCAATTCGCGCACACCATCGTGCATGGCCGGACGGTGCAGGTCGTGGACGAGCTGGTAGGATTGTTCGGTTCGTCATTCAAAGCTCCGGCGCGACCGCGCGTGCGCGGTTGA